The genomic DNA GCGGCCTCGATCTTCTCCTTCAGGGCGACGGCGCCGGTCGCGGCGTCGAGGCGGACGCGCACGCCCGCCAGGGATGCCAGCCCGTCGTCCAGGTCCGCTCGCGGCAGGATCTCGGCGATCGGCGCGAGCTCCGCCCGCAGGGCCGGATCGATGTTCGGAGAGACGAGGTACAGCCGGGCCCGTCCCTCGCGCGGCAGGATGGCGTAACCCAGCGCCAGGGGCGTGTGGGCGACGTCGGACCCGCGCAGGTTGAAGGCCCAGGCCAGGTTGTGCGGGTCGGAGATCACCAGGGCATCGCAGCCGCCCTCGGCGAGCGCCGCCCGGATTCGGCCGAGCTTGTCGGCGGCCCCCTCGCCGCACAGCGCGTCGGGATGGACCACCACCGGACCGGCCGGCGACCGCGGCCGACCGGCCCAGACCGCGTCGACGAGGTTCGGCACCGCCCGCACGGTCCCGCCGGCGCGGGTCACGGCCCGCTCGAGGCGCGCCAGACCGTCCGGGGTGTGCAGCCAGGGATCGTAGCCGAGCACCTGATCCCGCCGCAGGTTGGCCCCGACCCAGGCCTCCGGCGTCGATTCGGCGAGCGGCACCACCGTGACGAGGCCGGTATCGACCTGCTCGGGCGCCTGCAGGGTGTAGCGCCCGTCGACGACCAGCGCCGCGGACTCCATCAGGATCACGGCCGTGCCGGCCGAGCCGGTAAAGCCCGTGAGCCAGGCCAGCCGCTCGGCGTCGGCGGGAACGTATTCCGACTGGTGCTCGTCGGCCCGCGGCACGACGAAGCCGTCGAGCCCGGTCTCGCGCAAGGCGGCCCGCAGCGCCTCGATCCGCTCGGCACCCTTCCGGTGGCTCGGGTCGTCGAAGCTCTGGAAGCGTTGACGCTGTCGGGACGGACGGGTCTCGGTCATGCGGCGAGCCTAGCGCCCGCCGCTCCCGCGTCGCAACACCCTGTTGTCATGAGAAAGAGGTTGGTCGGAGGTCGGTTGCGGTGCTTAAAGATCGTTAGCAATCTTATCACGCCGCGGATTCTCGCTTATTACTCAGACATGCCACGCCGCGTTTACTACCGGATCAGCGACAGACCCGACGGCCGCTTCGACGCCGTCGTGACGATCGAGCCCGACACGGTCGTCCGCCGCGACGGCTTCGATTCGCTCGCCGAACTCGAAGAGTGGATCGACGGCCTGCGCACGCTGATGGCGGCGCTCGGCGCGCCGGTGTCGCAGGCGGACGCACCGGGGTCGCCGGCCGAGACCGCGGGCGCGCCGGACCGGCTGCGCACCGCGCGCTGATCAGCCGTTCGTGATCGGCAGGTCCGGCGCCCGGTCCGCGGGTGCCCCATCGTAGCCCTCGAGCCAGGCCCGGCGCGCGGGCGAGTCGGCCGGATAGGGGCAGGCATCCTTGGGCCGCCCCTGCGCCCGGGCGCGGGCGCCCTCGGCGATGGGGTCCGCGGGCGGATCGTGGAGCGACGTCTGGCTCATGGCCGGACAACACGCCGGCGCGCGGGGAGTTCGGGGCGATGCCGCGCGGGTCAGCGCCGCGGACGCTGCGCCGCACCGCCGCGCGTCAGGACCAGGGCGACCCACCCCTCGATCACGCCGCGCCGCACGAGGGAGAAGCCCTGGAGACGGTAGGCGGAGAGCACGCCCGGCACGTCGCGCTCGATCAGGCCGGACAGGACCAACACACCCTCGGTGGCGACGACCCGCGCCAGGGTCGGCGCCAGGAGCCTGAGTGGCCGGGCCAGGATGTTGGCGAAGACGAGATCGAAGTGGCGCGGCCGGTCGGCGAGGCGGTGGCGGACCCCGGGCCCCTCGTAGAGCTTGAGGTAGGGGCCGAGCCCGTTGGCGCGGGCGTTCTCGCGGGCCGTGCGCACGGCCTCCGCGTCGAGGTCGCCGGCCACCACGGGCTGCCGCAGGGCCTTGGCGGCCGCGAAGGCGAGGATCCCGGTTCCCGTGCCGACATCGAGGACGTGGACCGGGCGCCGGCGCT from Methylobacterium oryzae includes the following:
- the rmf gene encoding ribosome modulation factor — protein: MSQTSLHDPPADPIAEGARARAQGRPKDACPYPADSPARRAWLEGYDGAPADRAPDLPITNG
- a CDS encoding 50S ribosomal protein L11 methyltransferase — translated: MLEGLPPHRPSHVLRLLTDERSARAMTDLLGEMFDPTETAVAAFEDEDGRTWRLEAYFADAPDEDYVRELIRPVIGDAADAAEFRTIDQQDWVRASLEGLKPVRAGRFLVHGSHDRASVRGNDLAIEIEAALAFGTGHHGTTLGCLRALVSELKRRRPVHVLDVGTGTGILAFAAAKALRQPVVAGDLDAEAVRTARENARANGLGPYLKLYEGPGVRHRLADRPRHFDLVFANILARPLRLLAPTLARVVATEGVLVLSGLIERDVPGVLSAYRLQGFSLVRRGVIEGWVALVLTRGGAAQRPRR